Sequence from the Pararhizobium gei genome:
TGCTGGCGCTCGTCACTCTCGTTCTGAAATCGCTGCTTGAAATGAAGTACAGCGCCCAGATCGCAGCCAGCCGCCGGCATTGAAAGGTTAAGTCACGATGGAAGTCCGCGTTCAAAACATACGCAAGGAATTCGGCCGTTTTCCCGCACTGAACGACGTGTCGCTCGACATCCGTTCCGGCGAACTGATCGCGCTGCTCGGCCCCTCCGGCTCCGGCAAAACGACGCTGCTGAGGCTGATTGCCGGTCTGGAAAGCCCGACCGACGGCACGGTCTATTTCGGCAACGAGGACGCGTCGCGCAAGACGGTGCAGGAGCGCAATATCGGCTTCGTGTTCCAGCACTATGCCTTGTTCCGCCACATGACGGTGCTCGATAACGTATCCTTTGGTCTGTCGATCCGGTCGGCCGACCGCCGTCCTTCGAAAGCCGATATCCGCAAACGTTCGCTGGAACTGCTCGACCTCGTGCAGTTGAGCGGACTGGATAAACGCTATCCGGCACAGCTTTCGGGCGGTCAGCGCCAGCGGGTCGCCCTTGCTCGCGCCATGGCTGTCGAGCCGAATGTCCTGCTTCTGGACGAACCCTTCGGCGCGCTCGATGCGCAGGTGCGCAAGGAGTTGCGGCGCTGGTTGCGGGAAATCCACGACCAGACTGGCCACACCACCGTCTTTGTGACGCATGATCAGGACGAGGCACTGGAACTTGCCGACCGCGTCGTTGTCATGAGCAAAGGCAGCATCGAGCAGATTGGAACACCCGACGAGATCTACGATACGCCCAACTCTCCCTTCGTCTTCGGCTTTATCGGCCAGTCGAATATCCTGCCGGTGCGGGTCGAAAACAGCCAGTTATGGCTCGACGACCGGTCGATCGGCGTCAGCGCTCAAGGGGAGCCGGACGGCCCGGCGCAACTCTATTTTAGACCGCACGACATCGAGCTTCTGGATGGCTGCGGCGGCTGCATCGCAGGCATCGTCACTGTAACGCGGCGCGTTGCCGGCACGCGGCATGTCGAGCTTGCCATCGGCACCGGCCACAGCAAGGTCGAGATCGAACTGCCGCCGGAAAAAGCCACGTCCGAACGATCGCGTATCGCCTTCCGCCCCACCCGGTGGAAGCTGTTCCGCGCCTGAATGTTCGCCTAAAGGTTGCTTTCAACAATAGGCCATTCTTCGTGCAAATGCTCGCAGAAAGGCTTGATCCGAGCACCTCCTCCGTCGCATCCTGCCGACCTTATCCGCCTCATTGCGACTCGGCAGACAATCATGAATTTTAGATGCGCATGAAATACAGACGCGAAATCGACGGTCTCAGATCCGTCGCGGTCATCCCCGTTGTGCTCTTCCATGCGGGCGTCAAAGGCTTTAGCGGCGGGTTTGTCGGTGTCGACATCTTTTTCGTCATCAGCGGCTATCTGATCACGTCGATCATCGCTGCAGAGCATGAAAAAGGCCAGTTTTCAATTGTCCGCTTCTACGAGCGGCGCGTGCGCCGCATTCTGCCGGTACTGTTTGTAGTCCTTCTCTGCTGCCTGCCCTTTGTATGGGCCTGGATGCTGCCGCAGCAGATGGAGAGTTTTGCCGAAAGCCTTGTCGCCGTCTGCCTGTTTCTCTCCAATGTGTTTTTCTGGAGCCAGAGCGGCGGCTATTTCTCATCCGCCGCCGACGAGCAGCCCCTGCTTCACACCTGGAGCCTGGCGGTGGAGGAGCAGTATTACGTGCTCTTCCCCTTGCTTGTTGCCCTGCTGTGGCGTTTCGGCCGCAGAGCATTGATCGGGACAATCGCAGCATTTGCCGTTGCGAGCCTGGCGCTCGCCCAGTACGGCTCGCTGAACTTTGCCAACGCCAATTTCTACCTGCCGCACACGCGCGCATGGGAACTTCTGGCAGGCTCCCTCTGCGCACTGCTGGTGCGGGGCGACAGAACCTTTCGCAGCAACAGCCTCTCGCTTGCCGGACTGGCAATCATTCTGTTTTCCGTGCTTGCCTATGACGAGGCGACGCCGTTTCCCTCGCTGTACGCGGTGGTTCCCGTGCTCGGCGCCGTTATGGTCATTCTCTGGGGTACGTCCGGCACCGTCACCGCCCGCCTTCTGTCGACGCCGCCGATGGTCGGTATCGGGCTGATCAGCTACAGTCTCTATCTCTGGCATCAGCCGGTTCTGGCCTTCGCCCGCATCCGCAGCCTGACCGAGCCGTCGGCTCTGCTGTTGGGATCGCTCGCCCTGGCCTGCGTTCCCCTTGCCTATCTGTCATGGCGGTTTATCGAAGGGCCCTTCCGCAAGGGCAAAGCGGTCACACTGTTCCCGCAACGCGGTCGTCTCTTTACGGCCGCCGCCCTCACCGCCTCATTCTTCATTGCCCTTGGCTTCTATGGCAGTACCCATAATGGGCTGGATTTCCGCCTCCCGCAG
This genomic interval carries:
- a CDS encoding sulfate/molybdate ABC transporter ATP-binding protein, translated to MEVRVQNIRKEFGRFPALNDVSLDIRSGELIALLGPSGSGKTTLLRLIAGLESPTDGTVYFGNEDASRKTVQERNIGFVFQHYALFRHMTVLDNVSFGLSIRSADRRPSKADIRKRSLELLDLVQLSGLDKRYPAQLSGGQRQRVALARAMAVEPNVLLLDEPFGALDAQVRKELRRWLREIHDQTGHTTVFVTHDQDEALELADRVVVMSKGSIEQIGTPDEIYDTPNSPFVFGFIGQSNILPVRVENSQLWLDDRSIGVSAQGEPDGPAQLYFRPHDIELLDGCGGCIAGIVTVTRRVAGTRHVELAIGTGHSKVEIELPPEKATSERSRIAFRPTRWKLFRA
- a CDS encoding acyltransferase family protein; translation: MRMKYRREIDGLRSVAVIPVVLFHAGVKGFSGGFVGVDIFFVISGYLITSIIAAEHEKGQFSIVRFYERRVRRILPVLFVVLLCCLPFVWAWMLPQQMESFAESLVAVCLFLSNVFFWSQSGGYFSSAADEQPLLHTWSLAVEEQYYVLFPLLVALLWRFGRRALIGTIAAFAVASLALAQYGSLNFANANFYLPHTRAWELLAGSLCALLVRGDRTFRSNSLSLAGLAIILFSVLAYDEATPFPSLYAVVPVLGAVMVILWGTSGTVTARLLSTPPMVGIGLISYSLYLWHQPVLAFARIRSLTEPSALLLGSLALACVPLAYLSWRFIEGPFRKGKAVTLFPQRGRLFTAAALTASFFIALGFYGSTHNGLDFRLPQEARLAIARERHDPVLDTCLFDKGEISLPHPVRACLTAHSNDSETILIGDSHGAALAGVALRSFDAAALDLYVMTHSACVGFSGFFVSNPKYRLRCNAFFTGIEDYIDKTDKKTVIMASRWTLYVEGTPFDNGEGGIESLGPTYVDLLDRMDEPASRDDPARKARVLKQYVADVQKYLDAGRNVVLVYPIPEAGWNVPEIVAKSAMAGRTDLAFSTGYDRYQERNRAVIEAFDGISHPNLFRVKPAGSLCNKAIPDRCINSLSAERIFYFDDDHLSDAGAALVVPALLEAVRTIAGRTPAAVTQ